The following are from one region of the Actinoplanes sp. L3-i22 genome:
- a CDS encoding Gfo/Idh/MocA family protein, whose product MALIGAGGHGRSHRRTLKDLEGRGVLAIAAFCDRSPVEPEPGVPFFDDHRAMLAAVQPDAVIICTPPHTHLPIALDCLAAGADLLLEKPPVTTLADHAELVAAARGRRVQVGFQALGSAALTSFRAAVPADAPLVSAAGAWWRPDTYYQRAPWAGKQSAFDGALVNPFAHALMQALAVADGFEPVLMELERYRTREIQTDDCTFLRLTDADGRRVVAAVSLASAVFVAGEIRVGEAVLEYPTDRIRLAADAIFTEIYGRIGLLGNLLSDEPLVVPLERTRVFTAVAEAIVAGPPPEPIVTSTPHPDGGGMTLPGVDELVRQVAATGLLPSESDIPWAVPPHRVPIEQKGVTRAQAEHR is encoded by the coding sequence GTGGCGTTGATCGGGGCTGGGGGGCACGGGCGTTCGCATCGCCGTACGCTCAAGGATCTTGAAGGTCGTGGGGTTCTGGCGATCGCGGCGTTCTGCGATCGGAGTCCGGTCGAGCCCGAGCCCGGGGTGCCGTTCTTCGACGATCATCGGGCGATGCTCGCGGCGGTCCAGCCGGACGCGGTGATCATCTGCACGCCGCCGCACACGCACCTGCCGATCGCGCTGGACTGCCTGGCCGCCGGGGCGGATCTGCTGCTGGAGAAGCCGCCGGTGACCACGCTCGCGGACCATGCCGAGCTGGTGGCGGCGGCTCGCGGGCGCCGGGTGCAGGTCGGGTTCCAGGCGCTCGGGTCGGCGGCGCTCACGTCGTTCCGCGCGGCCGTTCCCGCGGACGCGCCGCTCGTCTCCGCGGCCGGGGCCTGGTGGCGGCCGGACACCTACTATCAGCGGGCGCCGTGGGCCGGGAAGCAGTCGGCGTTCGACGGGGCGCTGGTCAACCCGTTCGCGCACGCGCTGATGCAGGCGCTCGCGGTGGCGGACGGGTTCGAGCCGGTGCTGATGGAGCTGGAGCGGTACCGGACCCGGGAGATCCAGACCGATGACTGTACGTTCCTGCGGCTGACCGATGCTGACGGGCGGCGGGTGGTCGCCGCGGTGTCGCTGGCGTCCGCGGTGTTCGTCGCCGGGGAGATCCGGGTCGGGGAAGCGGTGCTGGAGTACCCGACGGACCGGATCCGATTGGCCGCCGACGCCATATTTACCGAAATTTACGGTCGAATCGGGCTTCTCGGCAATCTGCTGAGCGACGAGCCCCTGGTCGTGCCGCTGGAACGGACCCGGGTCTTCACCGCCGTCGCCGAGGCGATCGTCGCCGGACCCCCGCCCGAGCCGATCGTCACGAGCACCCCGCACCCCGACGGCGGCGGCATGACCCTGCCCGGCGTCGACGAACTGGTCCGGCAGGTCGCCGCCACCGGCCTCCTGCCGTCCGAAAGTGACATCCCCTGGGCGGTCCCGCCGCACCGGGTGCCCATCGAGCAGAAAGGAGTGACCCGTGCGCAAGCTGAGCATCGCTGA
- a CDS encoding TetR family transcriptional regulator gives MESTATNRETGRARLRDALIAAARELTVAHGWKNVGMAQVARAAGVSRQTVYNEFDGRAGLAGALVLREVDRFVADVRTELFTRGADVHAAAHAAILHTLREAAGNPLVHEILAGPTAQADELLPFLTTRSGAVLTTAGAVIEEWAAQFVPDVEPPVLAQAADAIVRLTISHVMLPLASPEESATALADVFTRLLSFTPRPPM, from the coding sequence ATGGAATCCACCGCCACAAACCGGGAGACCGGCCGCGCCCGGCTCCGCGACGCCCTGATCGCCGCCGCCCGCGAGCTGACCGTCGCGCACGGGTGGAAGAACGTCGGCATGGCCCAGGTCGCGCGGGCCGCGGGCGTCAGCCGGCAGACCGTCTACAACGAGTTCGACGGCCGCGCCGGGCTGGCCGGGGCCCTGGTCCTGCGCGAGGTCGACCGGTTCGTCGCCGACGTCCGGACCGAGCTGTTCACCCGGGGCGCCGACGTCCACGCGGCCGCCCACGCCGCGATCCTGCACACCCTGCGGGAGGCCGCCGGCAACCCGCTCGTGCACGAGATCCTGGCCGGTCCCACCGCCCAGGCCGACGAGTTGCTCCCGTTCCTGACCACCCGCTCCGGCGCGGTGCTCACCACGGCCGGCGCGGTGATCGAGGAGTGGGCCGCGCAATTCGTCCCGGACGTCGAGCCGCCGGTGCTGGCGCAGGCCGCGGACGCCATCGTCCGCCTCACCATCAGCCACGTCATGCTCCCGCTCGCCTCGCCCGAGGAGTCCGCCACCGCCCTGGCCGACGTGTTCACCCGCCTCCTCAGCTTTACACCTCGACCGCCAATGTAA
- a CDS encoding ABC transporter substrate-binding protein → MSAPRILLRGLMAAALVLPLALAGCGGNDDSSSSGKTELTFFWWGGEARAKLTQQALDLYTSKHPDVTFKTTWQANQGYFDKLATLTAGDGAPDIFQIDDNYLAEYATRNVTEDLTKYKDSGKLDVTKFPESLWKYGVVDNKLAGMAMGENTQGLVYNKTKIEAAKQAAPTTGMTWDAFIAWAVKAGPAAKTAGTMDPSADYKAFWVWLRQNGKQFYNGNQLGFTKEDVQKWFELWKGARDAKATPTADVIHEGNATDITKQLVVTGKALTSWVWANQMPDIQKNTKDTLGVVAYPGDPSAQWARASMYFSVYRGSKHKDAAVDVLNFLANDPDAGKILGTDRGLPSNLDIRKTVSATTTDPAMKASIALEDELVSKFGPAPSVPPKGHATVKTELIKAAEAAQFGTADPAKAAEQFFTAAQAAISR, encoded by the coding sequence ATGTCCGCACCCCGAATCTTGTTGCGCGGCCTGATGGCCGCCGCCCTTGTCCTGCCGCTGGCGCTGGCCGGCTGCGGCGGGAACGACGATTCCAGCAGCTCCGGCAAGACCGAGCTCACCTTCTTCTGGTGGGGCGGCGAGGCCCGGGCCAAGCTCACCCAGCAGGCGCTCGACCTCTACACGTCCAAGCACCCGGACGTCACGTTCAAGACCACCTGGCAGGCCAACCAGGGCTACTTCGACAAGCTGGCCACGCTGACCGCCGGTGACGGCGCGCCGGACATCTTCCAGATCGACGACAACTACCTCGCGGAGTACGCGACCCGCAACGTCACCGAGGACCTGACCAAGTACAAGGACTCGGGCAAGCTCGACGTGACGAAGTTCCCGGAGAGCCTCTGGAAGTACGGCGTCGTCGACAACAAGCTGGCCGGCATGGCGATGGGCGAGAACACCCAGGGCCTGGTCTACAACAAGACCAAGATCGAGGCCGCCAAGCAGGCGGCGCCCACGACCGGCATGACCTGGGACGCCTTCATCGCCTGGGCGGTCAAGGCCGGCCCGGCCGCGAAGACCGCCGGCACGATGGACCCGAGCGCCGACTACAAGGCGTTCTGGGTGTGGCTGCGGCAGAACGGCAAGCAGTTCTACAACGGCAACCAGCTCGGCTTCACCAAGGAAGACGTGCAGAAGTGGTTCGAGCTGTGGAAGGGCGCCCGGGACGCGAAGGCCACCCCGACCGCCGACGTGATCCACGAGGGCAACGCCACCGACATCACCAAGCAGCTGGTCGTCACCGGCAAGGCGCTCACCTCCTGGGTGTGGGCCAACCAGATGCCGGACATCCAGAAGAACACCAAGGACACCCTGGGCGTGGTGGCGTACCCGGGTGACCCGTCCGCGCAGTGGGCCCGCGCCTCGATGTACTTCTCGGTCTACCGCGGCAGCAAGCACAAGGACGCCGCGGTCGACGTGCTCAACTTCCTCGCCAACGACCCGGACGCCGGCAAGATCCTCGGCACCGACCGGGGCCTGCCGTCCAACCTGGACATCCGCAAGACGGTCTCGGCGACCACCACCGACCCGGCGATGAAGGCCTCGATCGCCCTGGAGGACGAGCTGGTCAGCAAGTTCGGCCCGGCGCCGAGCGTGCCGCCGAAGGGCCACGCCACGGTCAAGACCGAGCTGATCAAGGCGGCCGAGGCCGCGCAGTTCGGCACCGCCGACCCGGCCAAGGCCGCCGAGCAGTTCTTCACCGCTGCCCAGGCCGCGATCAGCCGGTGA
- the uxaC gene encoding glucuronate isomerase — MTQLFPAEATQRQIARELYAHARDLPIISPHGHVDPALLANDEPFPDPARLFVVPDHYVTRMLNSQGIPPSRLGVPSVDGSEVETDGRAIWRLLAANWHLFRGTPSRLWTEKVFAEVFGISAAFNSGTADEIYDEISARLAEPEYRPRALFTRFNIEVLATTESPIDDLAVHAKLAADGWGGPGGRVITTFRPDNLVDMEWAGWAHRVAELGALTGHDVGTYPGFLAALKARRELFVAAGATSSDHGHPTAATADLSPADAALLYRKGLGGAADAGDAETFRAHMLVEFAAMSLDDGLVMQLHPGSVRNHNRSLYDRHGRDVGGDIPSGTEYVRALRPLLDRFGDDPRLRIVLYTLDETAFTRELAPLAGGYPALYLGAPWWFLDSPEGLRRFRETVTESAGFYNTAGFVDDTRAFCSIPARHDVARRIDAGYLARLVAEERLPLDEAAETIADLAYHLPKKVFRLDGSE, encoded by the coding sequence GTGACACAGCTTTTCCCCGCTGAGGCTACCCAGCGGCAGATCGCGCGCGAGCTCTACGCCCACGCCCGTGACCTGCCGATCATCAGCCCGCACGGTCACGTCGACCCGGCGCTGCTGGCGAACGACGAGCCGTTCCCCGACCCCGCCCGGCTGTTCGTGGTGCCCGACCACTACGTCACCCGGATGCTGAACAGCCAGGGCATCCCCCCGTCCCGGCTGGGCGTGCCGAGCGTCGACGGCAGCGAGGTGGAGACGGACGGGCGGGCCATCTGGCGGTTGCTCGCGGCGAACTGGCACCTGTTCCGCGGCACGCCGTCCCGGCTCTGGACGGAGAAGGTCTTCGCCGAGGTGTTCGGGATCTCGGCCGCGTTCAACAGCGGGACCGCCGACGAGATCTACGACGAGATCTCCGCGCGCCTGGCCGAGCCGGAGTACCGGCCGCGGGCGCTGTTCACCCGGTTCAACATCGAGGTGCTGGCCACCACCGAGAGCCCGATCGACGACCTGGCGGTGCACGCGAAACTCGCCGCCGACGGCTGGGGCGGCCCGGGCGGGCGGGTGATCACCACGTTCCGGCCGGACAACCTGGTCGACATGGAGTGGGCCGGCTGGGCCCACCGGGTCGCCGAGCTCGGCGCGCTGACCGGGCACGACGTGGGCACGTACCCCGGATTCCTGGCCGCCCTCAAGGCCCGCCGCGAGCTGTTCGTCGCGGCCGGCGCGACCAGCTCCGACCACGGCCACCCGACCGCGGCCACCGCCGACCTCTCGCCGGCCGACGCGGCGCTGCTCTACCGCAAGGGCCTCGGCGGCGCCGCCGACGCCGGTGACGCGGAGACGTTCCGGGCGCACATGCTCGTCGAGTTCGCCGCGATGTCGCTCGACGACGGCCTGGTCATGCAGCTGCACCCGGGTTCGGTGCGCAACCACAACCGGTCGCTGTACGACCGGCACGGGCGCGACGTCGGCGGCGACATCCCGTCCGGGACCGAGTACGTCCGGGCGCTGCGCCCGCTGCTGGACCGGTTCGGCGACGACCCCCGCCTGCGGATCGTGCTCTACACGCTCGACGAGACCGCGTTCACCCGGGAGCTGGCGCCGCTGGCCGGCGGCTACCCGGCGCTCTACCTCGGCGCGCCGTGGTGGTTCCTGGACAGCCCGGAGGGGCTGCGCCGGTTCCGCGAGACGGTGACCGAGAGCGCCGGCTTCTACAACACCGCCGGGTTCGTCGACGACACCCGGGCGTTCTGCTCGATCCCGGCCCGGCACGACGTCGCCCGCCGGATCGACGCCGGATACCTCGCGCGGCTGGTCGCCGAGGAGCGGCTGCCGCTGGACGAGGCCGCGGAGACCATCGCCGACCTGGCGTACCACCTGCCGAAGAAGGTCTTCCGGCTGGACGGATCGGAATGA
- a CDS encoding mannitol dehydrogenase family protein — MTVTTMLGLAALPGLAPESRPAVRPGDVRPGVLHLGLGAFHRAHQAVYTENAVAASGGDWGIVGVAPRSREVLDQLRAQDRLYSVLTVGGEGGDHARAVGILSDLGHVAGDPYGVLAAIADPGIRIVSLTVTEKAYRLGPDGKLLLDDDLRAQLTGQAPPTSIPALLARALLVREAPLTVLCCDNLQGNGPRIRGMVTQALEVAGAALPDHVEFPATMVDRIVPATSADHLRRAAAALGAADRVPVVAEPFHQWVIEDRFPGGRPDWAAAGAIMTTDVAPWETLKLRALNSVHSACAYLGALAGCEMIAEALELPGMGTVLRRFLAEDIAPTFEPPAGVTVRDYGETALQRFANRDLGHRTIQVAMDGTQKLPHRLLGTIADRRRAGAVPVWGALVLAGWMRFARGYADDGSALSLDDPLAGRIREVLAGAPDTPDGLVGALLGLTEVFPPELAGDTGLRAELVRWSGELARHGAAATVAAAAQ; from the coding sequence ATGACGGTGACCACGATGCTCGGCCTCGCCGCCCTGCCCGGGCTCGCGCCGGAAAGCCGTCCGGCGGTGCGCCCCGGCGACGTCCGGCCCGGGGTGCTGCACCTCGGGCTCGGTGCGTTCCACCGCGCCCACCAGGCCGTCTACACCGAGAACGCGGTCGCGGCGTCCGGCGGGGACTGGGGGATCGTCGGGGTCGCGCCGCGCTCCCGGGAGGTCCTCGACCAGTTGCGCGCGCAGGACCGGCTGTACAGCGTGCTCACGGTCGGCGGCGAGGGCGGGGACCATGCCCGCGCGGTCGGGATCCTGTCCGATCTGGGGCATGTCGCCGGGGATCCGTACGGCGTCCTGGCGGCGATCGCCGACCCCGGGATCCGGATCGTCTCGCTGACCGTGACCGAGAAGGCGTACCGGCTCGGCCCGGACGGGAAGCTGCTGCTCGACGACGACCTGCGGGCGCAGCTGACCGGGCAGGCGCCGCCGACCAGCATTCCGGCGCTGCTGGCCCGGGCGCTGCTGGTGCGCGAGGCGCCGCTGACCGTGCTGTGCTGCGACAACCTGCAGGGCAACGGGCCGCGGATCCGGGGGATGGTCACCCAGGCGCTGGAGGTGGCCGGGGCGGCGCTGCCGGACCACGTCGAGTTCCCGGCCACCATGGTGGACCGGATCGTGCCCGCCACCAGCGCGGACCACCTGCGGCGGGCGGCGGCCGCGCTGGGCGCCGCGGATCGCGTGCCGGTGGTCGCCGAGCCGTTCCACCAGTGGGTGATCGAGGACCGGTTCCCGGGTGGGCGACCGGACTGGGCCGCCGCCGGGGCGATCATGACCACCGACGTGGCGCCGTGGGAGACGCTCAAGCTGCGCGCGCTGAACTCGGTGCACTCGGCCTGCGCGTACCTCGGGGCGCTGGCCGGCTGCGAGATGATCGCCGAGGCGCTGGAGCTGCCCGGGATGGGGACCGTCCTGCGGCGCTTCCTGGCCGAGGACATCGCGCCCACCTTCGAGCCGCCGGCCGGGGTCACCGTGCGGGACTACGGCGAGACCGCGCTGCAGCGCTTCGCGAACCGGGACCTCGGGCACCGGACGATCCAGGTGGCGATGGACGGCACGCAGAAGCTGCCGCACCGGCTGCTCGGGACGATCGCCGACCGGCGCCGGGCCGGTGCGGTGCCGGTCTGGGGGGCGCTGGTGCTCGCCGGGTGGATGCGGTTCGCCCGGGGGTACGCCGACGACGGGTCGGCGCTGTCGCTCGACGATCCGCTCGCCGGGCGGATCCGGGAGGTGCTCGCCGGGGCGCCGGACACCCCGGACGGGCTGGTCGGGGCGTTGCTCGGGCTGACCGAGGTGTTTCCTCCGGAGCTCGCCGGCGACACCGGGCTGCGGGCCGAGCTGGTCCGCTGGTCGGGGGAGCTGGCGCGGCACGGGGCGGCGGCGACCGTTGCGGCGGCCGCGCAATGA
- a CDS encoding carbohydrate ABC transporter permease: protein MAVGTRPTSHRPQSGPAAVQRRGRSARDRGDGRAGYVFLTPWLLGLMAVTAIPMLMSLYLSFTNYDILTPWSDVEWIGLKNYQRMFTADPAYWHAVKVTLVFAFIATPLKLGSALGVALLLNRSFRGSGLFRGLFYLPSLLGGSVALAMVWHSLFDRGGSVNAVLGWFGIEGKAWVNDPSTALGTLILLAVWQFGAPMVIFLAGLKQVPNELYEAAEVDGAGSFRKFLSVTLPMLSPVIFFNLVLETIHGFQGFTSAFVLSGGTGGPVDSTLMYTLYLYIRGFANYEMGYASAMAWVFLITIGLVTAVLFRTGRFWVHYSDGDD, encoded by the coding sequence GTGGCTGTCGGCACCCGGCCGACGTCGCACCGCCCGCAGTCCGGTCCCGCCGCTGTTCAGCGGCGGGGCCGGTCCGCCCGGGACCGCGGCGACGGTCGTGCCGGATACGTCTTCCTGACCCCCTGGCTGCTCGGACTGATGGCGGTCACCGCCATCCCGATGCTGATGTCGCTGTACCTGAGCTTCACCAACTACGACATCCTCACGCCCTGGTCCGATGTGGAGTGGATCGGGCTGAAGAACTACCAGCGGATGTTCACCGCCGACCCGGCCTACTGGCACGCGGTCAAGGTGACGCTGGTGTTCGCGTTCATCGCCACCCCGCTCAAGCTCGGCTCGGCGCTCGGCGTGGCGCTGCTGCTGAACCGCTCGTTCCGGGGCTCCGGCCTGTTCCGCGGGCTGTTCTACCTGCCGTCGCTGCTCGGCGGCAGCGTCGCGCTGGCGATGGTGTGGCACAGCCTGTTCGACCGGGGCGGCTCGGTGAACGCGGTGCTCGGCTGGTTCGGCATCGAGGGCAAGGCCTGGGTGAACGACCCGAGCACCGCGCTCGGCACGCTGATCCTGCTGGCCGTCTGGCAGTTCGGCGCCCCGATGGTGATCTTCCTGGCCGGCCTGAAGCAGGTGCCGAACGAGCTGTACGAGGCGGCCGAGGTGGACGGCGCGGGCAGTTTCCGCAAGTTCCTCAGCGTCACCCTGCCGATGCTGTCCCCGGTGATCTTCTTCAACCTGGTCCTCGAGACGATCCACGGCTTCCAGGGCTTCACCTCGGCGTTCGTCCTGTCCGGCGGTACCGGCGGGCCGGTCGACTCGACCCTGATGTACACGCTCTACCTCTACATCCGCGGCTTCGCGAACTACGAGATGGGCTACGCCTCGGCGATGGCCTGGGTCTTCCTGATCACGATCGGCCTGGTCACGGCGGTGCTGTTCCGCACCGGCCGGTTCTGGGTCCACTACTCGGACGGAGACGACTGA
- a CDS encoding carbohydrate ABC transporter permease, protein MVTVAAGRRPFTPRSLARPVVLLLLTALVLYPLLWMLGTSFKAPEEILNNISVLPEKWTPENYPDGWTHFDVAFGRYFLNSFMVAALTVVANCTSCLLAAYAFARLRFRLRGFWFAIMIGTLLLPSHVLIVPQFVMFRSFGWVGGPWPYLPLIVPHLLATDAFFVFLMVQFMRGIPRELDDAAKIDGCSPYSIFRYVVLPLSRPALVSTAIFSFIWTWNDFFRQLVYLSDLSKYTAPVALTLFIDSTGQSAVGPMFAMSVLSLAPVFLFFVAFQRLLVEGINTTGLKG, encoded by the coding sequence ATGGTCACCGTGGCCGCCGGCCGCAGGCCGTTCACCCCGCGCTCACTGGCCCGGCCGGTGGTGCTGCTGCTGCTCACCGCCCTGGTGCTGTATCCGCTGCTGTGGATGCTGGGCACCTCGTTCAAGGCGCCCGAGGAGATCCTGAACAACATCTCGGTGCTGCCGGAGAAGTGGACGCCGGAGAACTACCCGGACGGCTGGACGCATTTCGACGTGGCCTTCGGGCGCTACTTCCTGAACAGCTTCATGGTCGCGGCGCTCACCGTCGTCGCGAACTGCACGTCGTGCCTGCTCGCCGCGTACGCCTTCGCCCGGCTGCGGTTCCGGCTGCGCGGCTTCTGGTTCGCCATCATGATCGGGACGTTGCTGCTCCCCAGCCACGTGCTGATCGTGCCGCAGTTCGTGATGTTCCGTTCGTTCGGCTGGGTCGGCGGGCCGTGGCCGTACCTCCCGCTGATCGTGCCGCACCTGCTGGCCACCGACGCGTTCTTCGTCTTCCTGATGGTCCAGTTCATGCGCGGCATCCCCCGCGAGCTCGACGACGCCGCGAAGATCGACGGCTGCAGCCCGTACTCGATCTTCCGCTACGTGGTCCTGCCGCTCTCCCGCCCGGCCCTGGTCTCGACGGCGATCTTCTCCTTCATCTGGACCTGGAACGACTTCTTCCGCCAACTGGTCTACCTCTCCGACCTGTCGAAGTACACGGCGCCGGTCGCGCTGACGCTGTTCATCGACTCGACCGGACAGTCCGCGGTCGGCCCGATGTTCGCGATGTCCGTACTGTCGCTGGCCCCGGTCTTCCTGTTCTTCGTCGCCTTCCAGCGCCTGCTGGTCGAGGGCATCAACACCACCGGCCTGAAGGGCTGA
- a CDS encoding Gfo/Idh/MocA family protein, whose translation MIRYALVGAGARAGMFIRALTTDHADVAQLVALADTNPARPMVYKKRFNLDIPVYAAADFTEMLKRERVDVVLVTTVDRYHERYLVAAMEAGCDAVTEKPMTTDVASCRRILETSRRTGRNVRVTFNYRYNPLHEAVKRELAQIGEVGSVHFEWLLDVRHGADYFRRWHREKVNSGGLLVHKAGHHFDLVNWWLDDAPDTVFAAGRLFFYGEPGRRHGYARDYDRAHGAAAAEGDPFALRMADEPAMRELYLEAEQHDGYHRDRNVFAPGVTIEDDMAVLVRYAKGASMSYHLTAYAPWEGYRVMFNGSRGRLELEVVETDHVAPSAAAGVKGEPGSLSTAEQGWRKLLVRPFWAAPREITVDGYSRQGHGGADVRMLADLIRPDAPADPLGRTANAVDGARALLTGLAANESLATGQAVRVQDLLDPEEIR comes from the coding sequence TTGATTCGCTACGCCCTCGTGGGGGCCGGCGCCCGGGCCGGGATGTTCATCCGGGCGCTCACCACCGACCACGCCGACGTCGCGCAGCTGGTCGCCCTGGCCGACACCAACCCGGCGCGCCCGATGGTCTACAAAAAACGCTTCAATCTCGACATTCCCGTGTACGCCGCCGCCGACTTCACCGAGATGCTCAAACGCGAGCGCGTCGACGTCGTGCTGGTCACCACCGTGGACCGCTACCACGAGCGGTACCTGGTGGCGGCGATGGAGGCCGGCTGCGACGCGGTGACCGAGAAGCCGATGACGACGGACGTCGCCTCGTGTCGGCGAATCTTGGAAACTTCCCGTCGCACCGGGCGAAATGTCCGGGTTACCTTCAACTACCGCTACAACCCGCTGCACGAGGCGGTCAAACGAGAGCTCGCTCAGATCGGCGAGGTCGGCTCGGTGCACTTCGAGTGGCTGCTCGACGTGCGGCACGGGGCCGACTACTTCCGCCGCTGGCACCGCGAGAAGGTGAACTCCGGCGGCCTGCTCGTGCACAAGGCCGGCCACCACTTCGACCTGGTCAACTGGTGGCTCGACGACGCGCCCGACACGGTCTTCGCGGCCGGGCGGCTGTTCTTCTACGGCGAGCCGGGCCGGCGGCACGGATACGCCCGCGACTACGACCGGGCGCACGGCGCCGCCGCGGCCGAGGGCGACCCGTTCGCGCTGCGGATGGCCGACGAGCCGGCGATGCGCGAGCTGTACCTGGAGGCCGAGCAGCACGACGGCTACCACCGCGACCGCAACGTCTTCGCGCCCGGCGTGACCATCGAGGACGACATGGCGGTGCTGGTCCGCTACGCCAAGGGCGCTTCGATGAGCTACCACCTCACCGCGTACGCCCCCTGGGAGGGCTACCGGGTGATGTTCAACGGCAGCCGGGGCCGCCTCGAACTGGAGGTCGTCGAGACCGACCACGTCGCGCCGTCCGCCGCCGCCGGGGTGAAGGGCGAGCCCGGCTCGCTCTCCACCGCCGAGCAGGGCTGGCGGAAACTCCTGGTCCGGCCGTTCTGGGCGGCGCCGCGTGAGATCACTGTGGACGGGTACTCCCGGCAGGGGCACGGTGGAGCTGACGTGCGCATGCTCGCCGACCTGATCCGGCCGGACGCGCCCGCCGACCCGCTCGGGCGCACCGCGAATGCCGTGGACGGCGCCCGTGCCCTGCTCACCGGCCTGGCCGCCAACGAAAGCCTGGCAACCGGACAGGCCGTCCGCGTGCAAGACCTCCTAGATCCCGAGGAGATTCGGTGA
- a CDS encoding LacI family DNA-binding transcriptional regulator → MAVTIRDVAKASGVHISTVSRTFSAPHLVNPETRTRVLATAEELGYRPNRAARALITGRTHNIGLIVADIANPFFPPMIKAAETHARRRDYHVFVADTDEDPVVESDLVRALAKQVDGILLCSPRMSDDQIEQLRREVPLVVVNRLIEGLPAVVMDVGTGARSAVRHLVDLGHRHLVYLSGPRGSWTNREIRKAAGAAARAGGAELTVLGPHVPVSQAGADATEAVLATGATAVLAYNDLMAIGLLQALQDRGVAVPEQISVVGFDDIATSALVRPTLTTVANPTAAAGRAAVDMLLQQGDDGATGQVSLRTDLVIRNSTGPGPYAPAGATTAQVAAYAKE, encoded by the coding sequence GTGGCAGTGACCATCCGGGACGTCGCCAAGGCGTCCGGAGTGCACATCTCCACGGTGTCGCGCACCTTTTCGGCGCCGCACCTGGTCAACCCCGAGACACGCACCAGGGTGCTGGCCACCGCGGAGGAACTGGGCTACCGCCCGAACCGGGCCGCACGGGCTCTCATCACCGGGCGGACCCACAACATCGGCCTGATCGTGGCCGATATCGCCAACCCGTTCTTCCCGCCCATGATCAAGGCGGCCGAGACCCACGCGCGGCGGCGTGACTACCACGTCTTCGTCGCGGACACCGACGAGGACCCGGTCGTCGAGTCCGACCTCGTCCGGGCTCTGGCCAAGCAGGTCGACGGGATTCTGCTCTGCAGTCCCCGGATGAGCGACGACCAGATAGAACAGCTGCGCCGCGAGGTGCCCCTGGTCGTCGTGAACCGCTTGATCGAAGGGCTTCCGGCGGTGGTGATGGACGTCGGCACGGGCGCTCGCTCGGCCGTCCGCCATCTCGTCGACCTGGGCCACCGCCATCTCGTCTACCTGTCCGGTCCGCGCGGGTCGTGGACCAACCGGGAGATCCGCAAAGCCGCCGGGGCTGCCGCCCGGGCCGGCGGCGCGGAACTCACCGTCCTCGGGCCACACGTGCCGGTCTCCCAGGCCGGCGCGGACGCCACCGAGGCGGTGCTCGCCACCGGCGCCACCGCGGTGCTCGCCTACAACGACCTGATGGCCATCGGCCTGCTCCAGGCGTTGCAGGACCGCGGGGTCGCCGTCCCGGAGCAGATCAGCGTCGTCGGTTTCGACGACATCGCGACCAGCGCGCTGGTCCGCCCCACGCTCACCACCGTGGCGAACCCGACCGCGGCCGCCGGGCGCGCCGCCGTCGACATGCTGCTTCAACAGGGCGACGACGGCGCCACCGGACAGGTCAGCCTCCGGACCGATCTGGTCATCCGTAACTCCACCGGGCCCGGGCCGTACGCCCCGGCCGGCGCGACCACCGCTCAGGTCGCCGCATACGCCAAGGAGTGA